A region of Clostridium acetobutylicum ATCC 824 DNA encodes the following proteins:
- a CDS encoding gamma carbonic anhydrase family protein — MIYSYDDKKPNIHSSVFIAKSADIIGDVNIDKNSSVWFGAVIRGDSNYIRIGEGTNIQDNSVLHTNTYDNGIDIKNNVTIGHGVILHGCTINSNCIIGMGATILDDVEIGEYTIVGANSLITSGKKIPGGVLCMGSPAKVIRELTVDEKLEIDKNAEHYIEMGKKYFK, encoded by the coding sequence ATGATATATAGTTATGATGATAAAAAGCCTAATATACATTCATCTGTTTTTATAGCGAAGAGTGCAGATATCATTGGAGATGTTAATATAGATAAAAATAGCAGTGTATGGTTTGGAGCTGTGATAAGAGGCGATTCAAATTATATAAGAATAGGAGAGGGAACTAATATTCAAGATAACTCTGTACTGCATACAAATACCTATGATAATGGAATAGATATTAAAAATAATGTTACTATAGGTCATGGAGTTATACTTCACGGATGTACTATTAATAGCAACTGTATCATTGGAATGGGAGCAACTATTTTAGATGATGTTGAAATAGGAGAGTACACTATTGTGGGTGCAAATAGTCTTATTACATCTGGAAAGAAAATACCAGGGGGAGTACTTTGTATGGGAAGTCCAGCTAAGGTAATAAGAGAACTTACAGTAGACGAAAAGCTTGAAATAGATAAAAATGCTGAGCATTACATTGAAATGGGAAAAAAGTATTTTAAATAA
- a CDS encoding helix-turn-helix domain-containing protein: MRSYQILPIGVKLKKLREKYKLNQDSLAGNDITRNLISQIEHGKANLTRHAAEIMLKNLQEICNRRNITIEEDIEYLIEDEASQANKILDQYIKELKDLIVYKDISFVDKLNEVEAFLVNWDIKDKKIVIFELAGDYFCSINNFYKSAIYYEKARSLINVDMVTDNVVSILRKLSMVYFYTAKYDYGAKCCEFALERFTSMDDKYKVIFLFNSSLCYIKLEEYDKALNKLIKLENIIKEIDKQKYYEVLLQKAACYEAVKNYEKSLNICNKILDSMDKKDNEQYIMILINLSQLYIKLSNFNKSREILNLVLENLVNINKEFKLLPNFHFEIAKVYRELNELESAEEHYLKALKYAKNYSYYFLIDDILLELIDIYILQNNIMKISDIKNEFFILSGKKDKINSKIMLKLIRVYLDKKDINSLEEIYEFSAKLM; the protein is encoded by the coding sequence ATGAGAAGTTATCAAATACTGCCTATTGGCGTAAAGCTAAAAAAGTTGAGAGAGAAATACAAATTAAATCAAGATAGTTTGGCTGGAAATGATATAACTAGGAATCTCATAAGCCAGATAGAACATGGAAAAGCAAATCTTACTAGACATGCAGCAGAAATAATGCTAAAAAATTTACAGGAGATTTGTAATAGAAGGAATATAACAATTGAAGAGGATATAGAATATTTAATAGAAGATGAAGCATCTCAAGCAAATAAAATACTTGATCAGTACATAAAAGAATTAAAGGATTTAATTGTATACAAGGATATAAGTTTCGTTGATAAATTAAATGAAGTGGAGGCATTCCTAGTAAATTGGGATATAAAGGACAAAAAAATAGTTATTTTTGAATTAGCTGGAGATTACTTTTGTAGTATAAACAATTTTTATAAAAGCGCTATATACTATGAAAAAGCAAGATCATTAATAAATGTAGATATGGTTACTGATAATGTAGTATCTATTTTAAGGAAATTATCAATGGTATACTTTTATACAGCAAAATATGATTATGGTGCTAAATGCTGTGAGTTTGCACTAGAGCGTTTTACTAGTATGGATGATAAGTATAAAGTGATTTTTTTATTCAATAGTTCACTGTGCTATATAAAGTTAGAGGAATATGACAAGGCTTTAAACAAGCTTATTAAGCTTGAAAATATAATAAAAGAAATAGATAAGCAAAAATATTATGAAGTACTTTTGCAAAAGGCAGCCTGTTATGAAGCAGTTAAGAATTATGAAAAGAGTTTAAATATATGTAACAAGATATTAGATTCAATGGACAAGAAGGATAATGAGCAGTATATAATGATACTTATAAATTTATCACAATTATATATAAAGCTTTCAAATTTCAACAAATCAAGAGAAATATTAAACCTTGTATTAGAGAATCTAGTAAATATTAATAAAGAGTTTAAACTGTTACCTAATTTTCATTTTGAAATAGCAAAAGTATATAGAGAGTTAAACGAGCTGGAAAGTGCTGAAGAGCATTATTTAAAGGCTTTGAAGTATGCTAAAAATTATTCTTATTATTTTTTAATAGATGATATACTTTTAGAGTTAATTGACATATACATACTTCAGAATAATATAATGAAAATTTCAGATATAAAAAATGAATTTTTCATTCTTTCAGGTAAAAAAGATAAAATTAATTCCAAAATAATGTTGAAATTAATACGAGTTTACTTAGATAAAAAGGATATAAACTCATTAGAAGAAATATATGAATTTAGTGCAAAATTAATGTAG
- the argS gene encoding arginine--tRNA ligase, translated as MDYKKVIAERINKIVDMDVEALYKIIEIPPKKDMGDFALPCFQFAKVLRKAPNAIAEEVCKKIDQSGFEKVENLGPYINFFVDKADFAKETIESVLSERDNYGRSKVGEGKKVLIEYSSPNIAKPFHVGHLFGTVLGSSLYKIFSMEGYDCVRINHLGDWGTQFGKLISAYKRWCDEDALYKDPIKELLRIYVKFHKEAEKDPLLEDEGRMYFKRLEDGEKEEVELWTKFKDLSLREFKKVYNQIGVEFDSYTGESFYSDKIDAIEEELNEKGLLTESNGAKVVMLDEYNMPPCIIKKADGASIYATRDLAAAEYRKKTYNFDKSIYVVGLEQSLHFKQFLKTLELAGHEWSKDCIHVGYGLVRFAEGKLSTRNGDVIFLEDLLKESVQKTSEIIEEKNPELDNKEEVSRKVGIGAVIFTYLKNGRERDIIFDWKEMLSFEGETGPYVQYSYARAKSILRKLGEVKGNVSYDKLVSAEEFDLIKQLKGFNGAILNAIDRLEPSVITRYVIEVAKAFNKFYNAYNISNTSDEELKNARLALVEAASIVIKNALSLIGIDVVEEM; from the coding sequence GTGGATTACAAGAAAGTAATAGCTGAAAGAATTAATAAAATTGTAGATATGGATGTTGAGGCACTTTATAAAATTATAGAGATACCGCCTAAAAAGGACATGGGTGATTTTGCACTTCCATGTTTCCAATTTGCTAAAGTATTAAGAAAAGCTCCAAATGCTATAGCAGAAGAAGTATGTAAAAAAATAGATCAATCTGGTTTTGAAAAAGTAGAGAATTTAGGACCTTATATCAATTTCTTTGTTGATAAAGCAGATTTTGCAAAAGAAACAATAGAGAGTGTTTTAAGTGAAAGAGATAACTACGGTCGTTCAAAAGTGGGAGAGGGGAAAAAGGTACTTATTGAATATTCTTCCCCTAATATAGCAAAACCTTTTCATGTGGGTCATTTATTCGGTACAGTGCTCGGAAGTTCTCTTTATAAAATATTTTCAATGGAAGGTTATGACTGTGTTAGAATAAATCATCTTGGAGATTGGGGTACTCAATTTGGTAAACTTATATCTGCATATAAAAGATGGTGTGATGAAGATGCTCTTTATAAGGATCCAATAAAAGAATTATTAAGAATATACGTAAAGTTCCATAAGGAAGCAGAAAAGGATCCACTATTGGAAGACGAAGGTAGAATGTACTTTAAGAGACTTGAGGACGGAGAGAAAGAAGAAGTAGAGCTGTGGACAAAATTTAAAGACTTAAGCTTAAGAGAATTCAAAAAAGTATACAATCAAATTGGAGTTGAGTTTGATTCATATACAGGAGAAAGCTTTTATAGTGATAAAATAGATGCAATAGAAGAAGAACTTAATGAAAAAGGACTTTTGACAGAAAGTAATGGAGCCAAGGTTGTAATGCTAGATGAATACAATATGCCTCCATGTATAATTAAAAAGGCTGATGGAGCAAGTATCTATGCAACTCGAGATTTAGCAGCGGCTGAGTACAGAAAAAAGACCTATAATTTCGATAAGAGCATATATGTTGTAGGACTTGAGCAGTCACTTCATTTTAAGCAATTTTTAAAGACGCTAGAGCTTGCAGGTCATGAATGGTCAAAGGATTGTATTCATGTAGGTTATGGTCTTGTAAGATTTGCAGAAGGGAAGCTTTCAACTAGAAATGGTGATGTTATATTCCTTGAAGATTTACTAAAAGAATCAGTTCAAAAAACAAGTGAAATTATTGAAGAAAAAAATCCTGAACTTGACAATAAGGAAGAAGTATCTAGAAAAGTTGGAATAGGAGCAGTTATATTTACTTATCTTAAGAATGGAAGAGAAAGAGACATAATATTTGATTGGAAGGAAATGCTAAGTTTTGAAGGGGAGACAGGACCATATGTTCAATATTCCTATGCAAGAGCAAAGAGTATTTTGAGAAAGCTTGGAGAAGTAAAAGGTAATGTAAGTTATGATAAACTTGTTTCAGCAGAAGAATTTGACTTGATAAAACAACTTAAAGGCTTTAACGGTGCTATTTTAAATGCTATAGATAGACTTGAGCCATCGGTTATAACTAGATATGTAATAGAGGTTGCAAAGGCGTTCAATAAATTTTATAATGCCTATAATATTTCAAATACATCTGATGAAGAATTAAAGAATGCAAGACTTGCTCTTGTTGAGGCTGCTTCAATAGTTATAAAAAATGCACTTAGTCTCATAGGAATAGATGTAGTTGAAGAAATGTAA
- a CDS encoding FAD-dependent oxidoreductase — translation MYKKLFEKGKIGELELKNRIVMVALAVGAAKSDQTIGDDMMEYYLERARGGVGLIIAENTRVNDENGVAARRQVSVARDEHIAPLKKLVDALHSENTKFFVQLHHPGRETYSNLNGDKPVVAPSAIPCGVCKQETRALETSEVEGIIQDFINGAKRAKKAGVDGVELHAAHGYLISQFLSPYTNKRTDKYGGSFEKRFNFVKEVVLGIKNACGQDYPISVRLTVDELLNLNGVKQEYLDLNMGIKICRELEKIGVDVINVSNGIYETFNSLSEPMTYDQGCRTERIKAVKEAVEIPVIAVNMIKEPWFAEKMLEDKLVDFIGLGRALVADSDWPKKALEGRDEDINRCISCTFCFETLLDQVIPNVGPIKCAVNPRAAHEFKYKEFNKNGADKVVAVVGAGVAGLEAARVLKIRGFKPVVLEQSADVGGQINVADKPPRKEKIDWIVEYEKTQLNKMGVEIKLNTKVTLEYLKKMKPYAVFIATGSVPLVPKSIKGIDRENVYTIDDVLTGKVKIIDKKVALIGSGSSGLETAEFLCINKNDVSIIEMQDAIGKGVYVQHYLDAMDKLSKFKVNYMPSNKLLEVTNKGVKLENIVERRIVDYDTDYVVLSLGVKANNDLEALCKAEFENVRVIGDAAAVGRIESSVRSGFEAAFWL, via the coding sequence ATGTACAAAAAGTTATTTGAAAAAGGTAAAATAGGAGAATTAGAACTTAAAAACCGTATAGTTATGGTGGCCTTAGCTGTTGGAGCTGCAAAGTCTGATCAAACTATTGGTGATGATATGATGGAATACTATTTAGAACGTGCCAGGGGAGGGGTTGGCTTAATAATTGCAGAAAATACTCGTGTAAATGATGAAAATGGTGTTGCAGCAAGGCGTCAGGTATCTGTAGCAAGAGATGAGCATATAGCACCTTTAAAAAAGCTGGTTGATGCACTGCATAGTGAAAACACAAAGTTTTTTGTACAGCTGCATCATCCTGGTAGGGAAACTTATTCGAATTTAAATGGAGATAAACCAGTGGTTGCGCCAAGTGCTATTCCCTGTGGTGTTTGCAAACAAGAAACACGTGCTTTAGAAACAAGCGAAGTAGAGGGAATAATTCAGGATTTTATAAATGGAGCCAAAAGAGCAAAGAAGGCAGGAGTGGATGGTGTTGAACTTCATGCAGCTCATGGATATTTAATTTCCCAATTTTTAAGTCCATATACTAATAAAAGAACTGATAAATATGGAGGAAGCTTTGAAAAACGTTTTAATTTTGTAAAGGAAGTAGTTTTGGGAATAAAGAATGCATGTGGACAAGATTATCCTATAAGTGTTCGTTTGACTGTAGATGAGCTATTGAATTTAAATGGAGTAAAGCAGGAGTATTTAGATTTAAATATGGGAATTAAAATATGCAGAGAGCTTGAAAAAATAGGTGTAGATGTTATAAATGTTTCAAATGGAATTTATGAGACCTTTAATTCACTTTCAGAGCCTATGACTTATGACCAGGGGTGTAGAACTGAACGAATTAAGGCAGTAAAGGAAGCTGTTGAAATTCCAGTAATTGCCGTAAACATGATTAAAGAGCCTTGGTTTGCTGAAAAAATGCTTGAAGATAAATTAGTTGATTTTATTGGGCTTGGAAGGGCTTTGGTTGCAGATTCTGACTGGCCTAAAAAAGCACTTGAAGGAAGGGATGAGGATATAAATCGCTGTATTTCTTGTACATTTTGTTTTGAAACTTTGCTAGATCAAGTCATCCCAAACGTAGGACCTATAAAATGTGCAGTGAACCCAAGGGCAGCTCATGAATTTAAGTATAAAGAATTCAATAAAAATGGAGCTGATAAGGTAGTAGCAGTTGTTGGAGCTGGAGTAGCTGGACTTGAAGCAGCAAGAGTACTTAAGATTCGAGGTTTTAAACCAGTAGTATTAGAACAATCAGCTGACGTTGGTGGACAAATTAATGTTGCAGATAAACCTCCAAGAAAGGAAAAAATAGATTGGATTGTAGAATATGAAAAAACTCAGCTCAATAAAATGGGAGTTGAAATAAAATTAAACACTAAGGTTACTTTAGAGTACCTAAAGAAAATGAAGCCTTATGCAGTATTTATTGCAACAGGTAGTGTTCCTTTAGTTCCAAAGTCTATCAAGGGTATAGATAGAGAAAATGTTTATACCATAGATGATGTGCTCACGGGTAAAGTAAAGATAATAGATAAAAAGGTTGCTTTAATTGGGTCAGGATCATCTGGGCTTGAGACTGCAGAATTTCTATGTATAAATAAAAATGATGTTTCAATAATAGAGATGCAGGACGCTATAGGAAAAGGAGTCTATGTTCAGCACTATTTAGATGCTATGGATAAGCTAAGTAAGTTTAAAGTTAACTATATGCCATCAAATAAATTACTCGAGGTAACTAATAAAGGTGTAAAACTGGAAAATATAGTTGAGAGAAGAATTGTAGATTATGATACTGATTATGTTGTGTTATCACTAGGCGTAAAAGCAAACAATGACTTAGAAGCTTTATGTAAAGCTGAGTTTGAAAATGTAAGAGTAATAGGAGATGCAGCAGCTGTTGGAAGGATAGAGTCATCTGTGAGAAGTGGATTTGAAGCTGCTTTTTGGCTTTAA
- a CDS encoding YaaR family protein — translation MEISRSRVKQSTPVNTNSRHVSVKKDFSQSFNFAQQQKSEQELKNMQDQIKKKGNRLSITKCYADVKAYKNLIREYLESVLNYMYSVKKDISFWQTQYFVTVETIDSKLEELTQALLSEEKEKIQIAGTIDEISGLIVDIYK, via the coding sequence ATGGAGATTTCTAGATCTAGAGTAAAGCAGAGTACACCAGTAAACACAAATAGCAGGCATGTATCGGTTAAGAAAGATTTTTCGCAAAGCTTTAATTTTGCACAGCAGCAGAAATCTGAGCAGGAATTAAAGAATATGCAGGATCAGATAAAGAAAAAAGGTAATAGACTTAGTATAACTAAATGTTATGCAGATGTTAAGGCATATAAAAATCTTATACGAGAATATCTTGAATCTGTTTTGAATTACATGTATTCAGTTAAAAAGGACATAAGCTTTTGGCAAACGCAGTACTTTGTTACTGTTGAAACTATCGATAGTAAGCTTGAAGAACTTACACAAGCACTTTTAAGTGAAGAAAAGGAAAAGATACAGATAGCAGGTACTATAGATGAAATATCAGGACTTATAGTTGATATATACAAATAG
- a CDS encoding vitamin B12-dependent ribonucleotide reductase: MEDLKILFKRFYTKELESSKTKTVYDLFKWKKVDVKIIDHKTGKVLTDMKDLEFPYDYSQNACDIIASKYFKKSGIPNECGYENSMKMVAHRLVSFWCEALKDEGIIKTENEASIFYDELVYALLNQMYAPNSPQWFNTGLSLIYGINGEAQGHFYYDSKEKKVLQSKDSYTRTQASACFIISIEDKLLGSHSISEQYVTETKLFKGGSGTGTNFSTIRAKGEKLSGGGISSGLMSFLKGLDRNAGAIKSGGTTRRAAKMLCLNVDHPEIMDYITWKAKEEDKVKALGKMGYDASFEGEAYETVSGQNANNSVMLSDEFMKKVCNLKNNPDETIELKGRVDSSVNKVEKISNLWEAFNKSSWRCADPSPLFSDTLNAWHTCPGGEDGNFNADYNKINSTNPCGEYAFLDDTSCNLASINLYKFYDTENKTFDLEGYKHVIGLVQLLLEASIHWGQFPTEDVARKTHMFRTTGLGISNLAALLMVMGYPYDSEEGRAISSSLIGVLTGYSYYISSLMAKEVGAFEKYNINKEHMLKVLRNSARAAGSIDTPFEKIGYKPLVVNHSILEKEDLRYISSELKNSWNSALESGEKYGFRNAQVSVMAPTGTISFAMDCASTSVEPFFSHVIYKKLSGGGYMTLTNPLIQESLKHLGYSENEIEDITNYILRKKKVKTDDGTEYETILDGKIEGAPHLKKEHLAIFDTANKCGSGNRFISPMGHILMVASIVPLISGSVSKTVNLPKDASVEDFKNVIINSWKLGVKGITLYRDSSKESQPLNTSLDEASKTAPEDMTYAQLLNMVKNINTTQKYIKRERAVGIRNGKTHPAQIGDIKIYTTVNRRDNGEISEVYITTDREGTLIMGLLNSLSKSISVMLQYHVPPKDISEMLRGQKYEPYGFVQKHPYIKYVTSISDLISKIIDIELNDFTRCQVKPEGIKDITPQKEIKEKLSQGERLYDITCPNCSSTRMVRNGTCYVCLDCGTTTGCS; encoded by the coding sequence ATGGAAGACTTGAAAATACTATTTAAAAGATTTTATACAAAAGAGTTAGAAAGCTCTAAAACGAAAACAGTTTACGACCTATTTAAATGGAAAAAAGTCGATGTAAAAATAATAGATCATAAAACAGGAAAAGTACTTACAGATATGAAAGATCTTGAATTCCCCTATGACTATTCTCAAAATGCATGTGACATAATAGCATCAAAATACTTTAAAAAGTCAGGAATACCAAATGAATGTGGCTACGAAAACAGCATGAAAATGGTTGCGCATAGGCTTGTTAGCTTTTGGTGCGAAGCTCTTAAGGATGAGGGAATTATAAAAACTGAAAATGAAGCATCTATTTTTTATGATGAACTCGTATATGCTCTCTTAAATCAAATGTACGCACCAAATTCTCCTCAATGGTTTAACACAGGTTTGTCACTTATATACGGCATAAATGGAGAGGCACAAGGACATTTTTATTATGATTCAAAGGAGAAAAAAGTTCTTCAAAGTAAAGATTCTTATACTAGAACACAGGCCTCCGCCTGCTTTATAATTTCAATTGAAGATAAGCTTCTAGGTTCTCATTCCATCTCTGAACAATATGTAACTGAAACTAAATTGTTTAAAGGAGGCTCTGGAACCGGAACAAATTTTTCTACCATAAGAGCTAAAGGAGAAAAACTTTCTGGCGGTGGAATTTCTTCAGGTCTAATGAGCTTCTTAAAAGGGCTTGATAGAAATGCCGGTGCAATAAAATCTGGTGGAACTACAAGACGTGCAGCAAAAATGCTATGCCTTAATGTGGATCATCCAGAAATAATGGATTACATAACTTGGAAAGCAAAAGAAGAAGATAAAGTAAAAGCACTTGGAAAAATGGGATATGACGCCAGCTTTGAAGGAGAGGCCTACGAGACTGTATCGGGACAAAATGCAAACAATTCCGTAATGCTTTCAGATGAATTTATGAAAAAAGTATGCAACTTAAAAAACAATCCTGATGAAACCATAGAACTTAAGGGAAGAGTAGACTCTTCTGTAAACAAAGTAGAAAAGATTTCAAACCTATGGGAGGCATTTAACAAATCCTCTTGGAGATGTGCAGACCCTTCTCCTCTCTTTTCAGATACCTTAAATGCTTGGCATACATGTCCAGGTGGAGAAGACGGAAACTTTAACGCAGATTATAACAAAATAAACTCTACAAATCCCTGCGGCGAATACGCCTTTTTAGATGATACCTCCTGCAATCTTGCATCAATAAATTTATATAAATTTTATGACACTGAAAATAAAACCTTTGACCTAGAAGGTTACAAGCATGTAATAGGCCTTGTTCAACTTCTCCTTGAAGCTTCTATACATTGGGGGCAGTTTCCAACAGAAGATGTAGCAAGAAAAACTCACATGTTTAGAACCACAGGTCTTGGAATATCAAATTTGGCAGCACTACTTATGGTAATGGGATACCCTTATGATTCAGAAGAAGGAAGAGCTATCTCCTCCTCACTTATCGGTGTACTTACTGGATATTCCTACTACATTTCCTCCTTAATGGCAAAGGAAGTAGGTGCCTTTGAAAAATATAATATAAACAAAGAACACATGCTTAAAGTATTGAGAAACAGTGCAAGAGCTGCTGGAAGTATTGATACACCTTTTGAGAAAATAGGCTATAAACCCTTAGTTGTTAATCATTCTATTCTTGAAAAAGAAGATTTAAGATATATAAGCTCGGAATTAAAAAACAGCTGGAACTCAGCTCTAGAATCTGGAGAAAAGTACGGTTTTAGAAACGCTCAAGTATCTGTCATGGCACCGACTGGAACTATATCCTTTGCAATGGACTGCGCTTCCACCTCCGTAGAACCATTTTTCAGTCATGTGATTTATAAAAAACTTTCTGGAGGAGGTTACATGACCTTAACAAATCCTCTAATACAAGAATCACTTAAGCACCTTGGATATTCAGAAAATGAAATAGAGGATATAACAAACTATATCTTAAGAAAGAAAAAGGTAAAAACTGATGATGGTACAGAATATGAAACCATATTAGATGGAAAAATAGAAGGTGCTCCTCATCTAAAGAAAGAGCATCTTGCCATATTCGATACTGCAAATAAATGCGGCAGCGGAAATAGGTTTATAAGTCCAATGGGTCATATTCTAATGGTTGCTTCAATAGTTCCTTTAATATCTGGTTCCGTTTCAAAAACGGTTAATCTACCAAAGGACGCTTCAGTTGAAGACTTTAAAAATGTAATCATAAACTCTTGGAAACTAGGCGTAAAAGGCATAACCTTATACAGAGACTCCTCAAAGGAAAGTCAGCCTCTTAACACAAGCCTAGACGAAGCCTCAAAAACAGCTCCTGAGGATATGACCTACGCTCAACTATTAAATATGGTAAAAAATATTAACACTACACAAAAATATATAAAACGCGAAAGAGCCGTTGGTATAAGAAATGGCAAAACACACCCTGCTCAAATAGGTGATATAAAAATTTACACAACAGTAAACAGACGTGATAATGGAGAAATATCAGAAGTATACATTACAACAGATAGAGAAGGCACGTTAATAATGGGGCTTTTAAATTCGCTCTCAAAATCAATATCTGTAATGCTTCAATATCACGTTCCGCCTAAGGATATATCTGAAATGCTCCGCGGGCAAAAGTACGAACCTTACGGGTTTGTTCAAAAGCATCCATATATTAAATACGTAACCTCTATTTCTGATTTAATAAGCAAAATAATAGACATAGAACTAAACGATTTTACAAGATGTCAGGTAAAACCAGAAGGAATAAAAGACATCACTCCACAAAAGGAAATAAAAGAAAAGCTGTCTCAGGGAGAAAGACTATATGATATAACCTGCCCAAATTGTTCTTCAACAAGAATGGTTAGAAATGGCACTTGCTACGTCTGCTTAGATTGCGGCACAACCACAGGATGCAGCTAA
- a CDS encoding DMT family transporter, which translates to MKKGYMYIALTTIIFSTMEIALKLVSKSFNPIQLNFTRFFIGGLFLVPFALNTLHKRHLSISTKDLRFFALLGLLGTVISMSLYQLAVQNTKASVVAVLFSCNPVFVTILAFFLLREAIHKNNIAALILEVIGTIVIIDPLNTKLSILGLALTIASTLIFAAYGVFGKKKCAKYGGIVVTCFGFLFGSIEMLVLIGITHITPIANLFSSNGIAIFSNIPLFTGYSLKNLPLMCFICLINTGAGFACYFKAMEETSAQTTSLVFFFKPILAPILALILLHEIIPVNMIIGILFILAGSISSILPELLAQRQTKLEKTA; encoded by the coding sequence TTGAAAAAGGGATATATGTATATAGCTTTAACAACCATTATCTTTAGTACAATGGAAATAGCCTTAAAGCTTGTTTCTAAATCGTTCAATCCTATTCAACTTAACTTTACTAGATTCTTTATAGGCGGCTTATTTTTAGTACCTTTTGCTTTGAATACACTGCATAAAAGACATTTATCTATATCAACTAAGGATTTACGTTTCTTTGCCTTATTAGGCTTATTAGGTACCGTTATAAGTATGAGTTTATATCAACTGGCAGTGCAAAATACTAAGGCTTCAGTGGTTGCTGTTTTATTCAGCTGTAATCCAGTATTTGTTACGATTTTAGCATTCTTTCTCTTAAGAGAGGCTATTCACAAAAATAATATTGCTGCACTAATTCTTGAGGTTATTGGCACCATAGTAATAATAGATCCTTTAAATACAAAACTAAGCATACTAGGACTTGCACTTACAATAGCATCAACTTTAATCTTCGCAGCATACGGTGTTTTCGGAAAAAAGAAATGTGCTAAATACGGCGGGATAGTTGTTACCTGCTTTGGCTTTTTATTCGGAAGTATTGAAATGCTTGTTCTAATTGGTATAACTCACATTACTCCAATTGCAAATTTATTTTCTTCTAACGGCATTGCAATTTTCTCTAATATTCCTTTGTTTACAGGGTACTCTTTAAAAAATTTGCCTTTAATGTGTTTTATTTGTTTAATTAATACTGGTGCTGGGTTTGCCTGCTACTTTAAGGCAATGGAAGAAACCTCTGCTCAAACCACTTCTTTAGTTTTCTTCTTTAAACCAATATTAGCACCGATTCTTGCACTAATTTTGTTACATGAAATAATTCCCGTTAATATGATAATTGGTATTTTATTCATACTTGCAGGTTCCATTTCATCTATTTTACCGGAATTGTTAGCTCAAAGACAAACTAAATTAGAAAAAACGGCTTAA
- a CDS encoding LysR family transcriptional regulator — MDFKELQYVLAIAKNNSISKAAKELYISQPSLSKYLQNLEKNLDLKLFERMGNNFILTYAGERYIKCAKDILRIKKNLDDEFFDILSHKKGRLNIACSIVRSPYIIPETVPKFKKLYPNVDINFLEETESNNLDKLVINGEADLAIFNYSKSNPMLGCELLKDEEITLVVGRNHPLAKEGKKLEGCKFPWIDIKRFKNDDFIVNYTDQKSGEMEKDIFDRLNINPKVVLKTRSVECSIRLAAHGFGVSFALETHLKYPSLEKSPLCFSIGNPNITTKLFAVYRKSGYLPQYLQDYISIVKQVV, encoded by the coding sequence ATGGATTTTAAAGAATTGCAGTATGTACTAGCTATTGCTAAAAATAATAGTATTTCAAAAGCTGCTAAGGAATTATATATATCACAGCCATCCTTAAGCAAATATTTACAGAATCTTGAGAAAAATTTAGATCTTAAGCTTTTTGAAAGAATGGGAAATAACTTTATTTTAACTTATGCAGGGGAGAGATATATAAAATGCGCCAAGGATATACTTAGGATAAAGAAAAATTTAGATGATGAATTTTTTGATATTTTAAGTCATAAAAAAGGAAGACTAAATATAGCCTGCTCAATAGTAAGAAGTCCATATATTATACCAGAGACAGTTCCTAAGTTTAAAAAATTGTATCCTAATGTGGATATAAATTTTTTAGAGGAAACAGAATCCAATAACTTAGACAAGCTAGTGATAAATGGAGAGGCGGATTTAGCTATATTTAATTATTCAAAAAGTAATCCAATGTTAGGGTGTGAGCTTTTAAAAGATGAGGAGATTACATTAGTAGTTGGAAGAAATCATCCTTTAGCTAAAGAGGGAAAGAAGCTTGAAGGATGCAAATTTCCATGGATTGATATAAAAAGGTTTAAAAATGATGATTTTATAGTTAACTATACAGATCAAAAAAGTGGAGAAATGGAAAAAGATATATTTGATAGATTAAATATAAATCCTAAGGTGGTATTAAAGACAAGAAGTGTTGAGTGCTCAATTCGTCTAGCAGCGCACGGGTTTGGAGTTTCCTTTGCTTTGGAAACTCATCTTAAGTATCCAAGTTTAGAGAAGTCACCTTTATGTTTTTCAATAGGTAATCCTAATATCACAACTAAGCTTTTTGCTGTATATAGAAAGAGCGGTTATTTGCCACAATATCTTCAAGATTATATAAGTATTGTTAAACAGGTAGTATAA